From the genome of Campylobacter concisus, one region includes:
- a CDS encoding endonuclease, whose translation MFLKLNQIAQKLDQIFLPLEQEGMTDMRLLLQNDVKATTQALKNTQEALGVNFPAKFLELISKFDLGNFEICNVKFGSRGDYASELVRLNSVDEYGGKWWSCEDRPLNLIVFAVGDPWIFLLDCTSGAVYAWLFGDEELCGRCVASDFEKFFIALANINIARLNDKAMPSTEQILKFVQADGRALLFWQEMAYEI comes from the coding sequence ATGTTTTTAAAGTTAAACCAGATAGCTCAAAAGTTAGATCAAATTTTCTTGCCACTAGAGCAAGAGGGTATGACTGACATGAGACTCTTGCTTCAAAATGATGTTAAAGCTACCACACAAGCACTTAAAAACACACAAGAAGCTCTTGGCGTAAATTTTCCAGCTAAATTTTTAGAGTTAATAAGCAAATTTGACCTTGGAAATTTTGAAATTTGCAATGTCAAATTTGGCTCCAGAGGCGACTACGCGAGTGAGCTAGTACGGCTAAATAGCGTAGATGAGTACGGCGGCAAATGGTGGAGCTGCGAGGATCGCCCTTTAAATTTGATAGTCTTTGCCGTGGGTGATCCGTGGATATTTTTGCTTGATTGTACGAGTGGCGCGGTCTATGCATGGCTCTTTGGAGATGAGGAGCTTTGCGGTAGGTGCGTCGCAAGTGACTTTGAGAAATTTTTTATAGCGCTTGCTAACATCAATATAGCAAGACTAAATGATAAAGCTATGCCATCAACCGAGCAAATCCTAAAATT